The genomic interval taaatcaaatcaaatatctttaattttttatagaCTTGTACTTATCCAATCTATAAGTATTATGGATCACAAACGCAAGAGGATGCAGCCGTTTAATATTTCTTTGATGTAGAAGGGGCTATTGTTCCCGGTGTGGGTGGCGGCGGCGGCCATCTGGAAACTGCTGGCGGCTTTTAGACTTGAAATCTGATCTCGTTGCGGTGAAGGatgactggcgactataaaaatcATTGTGGAAGACGTGGTGGCTTCGGTCAAGGTCAGGGGACGAAGCACGGCGAGGTTCGTGATTCATAAGAAGGCCAACGCCTACCAAGAGAACGTGGAGATTACTAACTCAATGGAGAATTTAATGATGACCACGAACGGAATGGATGCTACCGTTGTGACAGGGAGCAGGAGCTTTAAAGATGGCTACACTGATCGGTCACCTTTGGTTAGTTACATTATaaataatcaattgatttacttgataagaaattaaataatacGAGAATGTTTATACAGGAATCTCTACGTTCTCTTGGTAGACGCCGGCCTTCACGTGAATCATGAACCTCGCTATGCTTCGGCCCCTCGCCTTGGCCGAAGCCACCACGGCTTTGACAATGGATTTGTAGTTGCCGGAGCCATCCTTCGACACCATGAGATCCGATTTCACGTCCGACGCCGCCAGCAGCTTCCGGTCGGCCGCCGCCACCCACTCTGGGAACAATAACCCCTTCGATATCAAACGGCGGCGCCGTTTATGCTGCCCACTAGCGGCAATCAGCATCGCGTTGTTAACGGCGAGCAACTCTGTCAGGTTTTCGCCGTCCATCACCAGCACCGTCAAAcagagcttgaagaagctgtcgCGGCACGTGCGCTGGTTCACCATGGCGGCGCTGCGCCACGTCTGTGCGTCGTCACCCGGGCGAACCAGGTTCACGTGCCGACTGTATCAGCCAGCAGCTTGACGCCGTCAGTCCAGGCCCCTCTCCCCGGCTCGTCGAACTGCTCGGTTTCCTCGCCCCGGCCCACTGGTAGAGGAGATCACGGAGTCCGTTCCAAGTCAGCACATGCTCAAAGACCGAGTCAGACCAAGTCACCGTGGAGTTGCACGGGTACCGGTGTTACCAGCAGCAGCGGCAGAAGCTACCAAGAAATTCGCCATGTATTCGAATTAATGCACGAAATATTAAACGGCTGCATTCGTTGTGATCAATATATTATTAGATTGGATAAATCTAAATCAATAAAAATTTAtagatatttgatttgatttaattattatatttagatTATCTCACTCTTTATAAATAGTTTAGTTTATTTGTGCTTATCGTATGAAACAAATCGTGCTAATTAAGGATGACCAACTTCATTACTAAAAAATCATACTGCCAATTGTTGAATATTGGGGTCTTAAATggactaaaataattttgaggaaggaagccatcaattgttgaaagtcgtaattgacttcaaaattgaaatctatgattcgcgtagatagatttagactattaatttgctcaaaaccgattaagggtgaatgagaaattaatgtttaaagtcggcccaaaataacatttattattcattaataaaatgtATGGGAGAATAGTCCTACATCGAAAATTCTcaatgtgtattctctacttattaatgaagatgtgttaatggagttaacacaaaaataaaggacaggtgctcccttagcccagggcgagcaggtgctcgcacctgtgagcccgccacccgccacgtgtgCACTTGCTCACTGTGCGCTTTGTAGGCGCATGTACacatcgtcgcgaggagcattgaggagcttaaatttatgctccaggtgacattgcagtgcctacgtggcacctatgcggcatcctcgtgggcaaagggagatgactggacagttgacttagggaatggatgactaccgttgatcaacgttgatcaaataggtatgatggatcgcttgtgatgcgatctagagcgttggatcgcaaagagtaacgatctgacgacttgggatgagacttgatctgaagcattgaatcaatggatccagatccgatggccgatgacaataggcgggatcttgcagtgcctacgtggcacctatgcggcatcctcgtgggcaaagggagatgactggacagttgacttagggaatggatgactaccgttgatcaacgttgatcaaataggtatgatggatcgcttgtgatgcgatctagagcgttggatcgcaaagagtaacgatctgacgacttgggatgagacttgatctgaagcatcgaatcaatggatccagatccgatggccgatgacaataggcgggatctgagggtcacaactcctcagatctgatggatgagattgaagtgggcttggagaagggttacaacccttcagaatggatgatctagatcgatccagcccaaagaacacatccactcacccaaaggacactcaacctcttctttcagtataaatagaaccctccagatgatggaattatcactcaatcctctcttctcttcctcaagcattcatctcatcttgtgcattcaagagtccaagaagtctactagaaggttcgctggtctcggaagtcggagtgctacgattctgaGACGTTCgttgtcgttgtatcttgggaacgaattgcaacaatccgttaagcaccgtagcggagcaatatcgtttacggagatagtgtcgaacactagcctcgacgatcagtttgcatactccagaagctacccgggataaacagtcgtaaacgatatttcgtGCAAACTGATATGGTTACCAACGACATTCTGACGGTCGTTCCGACTGTcattccgaccgccattccgacaaccattccgcacggagaaaagccagagaaattcaccggaaccgacttcaaaagatggcagcagaagatgctgttttatctaaaaacgctaaaccttgtacgatttttgcacgaagacacgccagccgctacggaaggtagtaaggctgctagcgatgcgtggtctcacggagattttctgtgccgcaattatatactcaacgccttggacaatatgttatataacgtatattgttctctggagacgacaaaatctttgtgggaatcccttgagaagaaatacaagaccgaaaatgctggattgaagaaattcatcgtcggtcgatttctgaatttcaagatggtggactcaaaaagcgtctcatctcaagtccaagatatgcaattaatactgcatgatctggacgccgaaggcatgaagctgaacgagacattcgcagttgctgcggtaattgagaagctccctccgtcatggaaggatttcaagaattacctaaagcacaagcaaaaggagatagggctgcaagacctgatcctgaggctacgaatagaggaggataatcgaaagttatctgactccagaggaaccaagcgaactatagacgaaatgtccaacctggtcgagccgaacgctaaaaagccgaagcagttcaaaaagaaggctcaagcaaagaagttcaaaggctcctgctacaactgtgtaaaggcaggacacctgtccaaggactgcagacggccaaagaagccaaccaaggggccaaaggatgctgcgaatcatgtcgcaacctctcttgaggacttgtatctcactgcggttgtatttgaagccaacttggtggataccaacccgaagcagtggttcattgatactagagcaactcgtcatatctgttccgataaggcgatgttctccaagtatactacgataaatggcaggaagctctatatgggtaattccacgacgtcgccaattgttggactcggaaaggttgttctgaagatgacgtccggaaaggagctaacactcattgatgtactccatgttcccgacatcagtaagaacctagtttctggagcggcattggtcaaggccggatttaggctagtgttccagtcagacaactttgtacttacgaagaatggtgtcttcgtaggaaaggggtatcTAGAAAAGGGtatattcaaaatggttgtaatgcctgtactccgaaattttgatggtaataaaataaatacttccagctatgttgttgagtgttttaatttatggcatgatcgactcggacatgtgcataataatactctcaaacgtctcgtcaaattaaatttattaccaaacgtcaatgttgacggaacacacaaatgtgaagtgtgcgtggaagcgaaaatgacgaaactacctttttattcggtggaaaggacaacaactcctatagagttaatacatagtgatctatgtgacttgaaatttgtgcaaactagaggaggtaaaaaatattttattacttttatcaatgactgcacaaaattctgttatgtctttcttttaagaagtaaagacgaagctcTAGAGGCGTTcaaaacctataaaacagaagttgaaaaccaacttgacaaacgaattaaaataattcgaagcgatagaggtggagaatatggtgcaccgtttgatgaattttgtacagaatctggcattatccatcaaacaacggcgccttactcacctcaatcaaacggtgttgccgaacgtaaaaatcggacactaaaagaaatgatgaatgccttgttgataaattcaggcttacctcaaaacttgtggggggaagcaatattatcggcaaatcacattctcaacagaatccctcataagaaaaatgataaaactccatatgaactatggaaaggccgcgagccatcgtacaaatacctgaaagtgtgggggtgcttggcaaaggtcgaagtacctaaaccaaagcaagtaaagatcggacctaaaacgttcgatgcggtatttgtcggatatgcccataatagtagtgcatatcgtttcctagttcacaaatcagacattcctgatatacatgtgggaacaaccatagaatctcggaatgcgatattctttgaaaacgtattcccaaataaaaagggaaacggtgaaagtgataacaacggaagttcaaacaaaaatgatgttaccgaacttagctgttataaaaggactattgacgatcaatgtgaagagccacgtcgtagcaaacgggctagagttgagaaatcgttcgggccagatttcatgactttcatgtcagaaatggaaccaagaacattaagtgaagctctctctagacccgatgctccaatgtggaaagaagctgtcaatactgaaattgagtctatcatgaataatcatacttgggaattagtagaccttccttctggtaataaaccattaggttgcaagtggatactaaaacgtaagtataaagttgatagatcaattgacaagtataaggccagacttgtagccaaggggtacaagcaagaggaaggccttaattacttcgatacatactcaccggtgacaaggattatgtccatacgagtgctaatagccattgcagcactgtatgaccttgaaatacatcaaatggatgttaagactgtgtTCTTAAAtagtgagttggaagaagaaatttatatggagcaacccgaagggttcatggctcctggaaatgagaaaaaggtgtgtcgacttgttaagtcgttgtacggacttaagcaagcgcctaaacaatggcacgaaaaatttgacaaagtaatgttgtcaaacgaattcagaataaatgaatgtgacaaatgcatttatgtcaaaaacacacctgaaggctatgtaattgtctgtctatacgtagacgacatgctaataatgggcagtaatcatgatgtaatcatgactacaaagaaaatattgaccagaaattttgatatgaaagatatgggtcaagcagatgttatattgggaattaaaattttcaggacatcagaagggatagttttaacacaatcctattatgtagaatctgtattgaaaaaattcaatgcgtacgatctctctacagtgaaaacacctatggatctaagtgccaacacttagcgaaaaaccatggtgagaccatatcgcagttggaatattctcggataataggcagtttgatgtatctcacaaactgcacacgtccggatattgcctgtacggtcaacaaattgagtcgttttacgagtaatccaaacgacacccattggaaagcattgatgcgagttctcagatatttgaaatatactatgaactatggattacattatggaaaatatcccgctgtgttagaaggatattgtgatgctaattggatatcagatacaaaagactccaaatctactagtggatatgtattcacgatcggtgggggagcagtatcttggaaatccactaagcagacttgcattgctcggtcaactatggaatccgagtttatagcactagacaaagcagctgaggaagctgaatggctgcggaatttcttggaagatattccgagctggatgaaacttgtgcctgccgtactaatccactgtgatagtcaatcggcgattggaagggcacagagtaatatgtataatgggaagtcacgacatatacgtcgtagacataataccattaggcagttgatctcgaatggagtgattgcaatcgactatgttaagtccaaagataatttggcagatcctctaacgaaggggttgagtcgagatcaagtatactgctcatcaagaggaatgggagtaaaaatctacaactgaaaaggactctagcggtaacccaaccttgttgactggagatcccaagatcttggttcaatgggacaacgaagttacagaagttgtggtccagcacattagatagtttatctctatcccaatcctaggatgaatttgtgctgtcctacctcatgtagtgaggttaagcttatgcttttagtgacttctatacctgataaggtggagtatggtaggatactcttgatagaagt from Zingiber officinale cultivar Zhangliang chromosome 6B, Zo_v1.1, whole genome shotgun sequence carries:
- the LOC121990988 gene encoding pectinesterase/pectinesterase inhibitor U1-like codes for the protein MVNQRTCRDSFFKLCLTVLVMDGENLTELLAVNNAMLIAASGQHKRRRRLISKGLLFPEWVAAADRKLLAASDVKSDLMVSKDGSGNYKSIVKAVVASAKARGRSIARFMIHVKAGVYQENVEIPV